Proteins encoded in a region of the Phoenix dactylifera cultivar Barhee BC4 chromosome 3, palm_55x_up_171113_PBpolish2nd_filt_p, whole genome shotgun sequence genome:
- the LOC120110112 gene encoding uncharacterized protein LOC120110112 has translation MAPPCPVPISQVPGRREAPNSDQGGRTSTDLALARPTSTTQRSGQPSTRPQFSSSEPGNSQEATGSAAPRPAEAGLAGSSGPQERVPYAPGWAVFEGDSALDNVQVAREVLRVALLPADQAKIRSMNYGEFMDSAICSSIRRLHETETMIHIIQDYRDRARRHQRGREEAETKFLASEAEQKVLQAKLGAAEDEVRTLVAELEEEKGAHSLTRSEVRAAEARRTEAESSLAIREQEVGEARIKGFKDFRNQLRRLLPDFDLSLLQPGAGVENPEAEAEVEVPTSGGTDQEGQAEEGEIVLEVTEAAPKATVGASAAVEPSVPEVAGPEPLV, from the exons ATGGCACCTCCGTGTCCGGTGCCGATTTCGCAAGTCCCTGGTCGGCGGGAAGCTCCAAATTCCGACCAGGGAGGGAGGACCTCAACAGATCTGGCGCTCGCACGCCCCACCTCTACCACGCAGCGGTCCGGTCAGCCGTCTACTCGACCCCAATTCTCCAGCTCTGAGCCGGGGAATAGCCAAGAAGCAACGGGGTCGGCCGCACCCAGGCCAGCTGAGGCCGGTCTGGCGGGTTCTTCGGGTCCTCAGGAGCGGGTGCCTTACGCTCCTGGATGGGCTGTtttcgagggcgactcggccctcgataatgtacaagtggcgcgcgaagttcttcgggtcgcgctgctcccggccgaccaggccaaaaTTCGGTCCATGAACTACGGCGAGTTCATGGACTCCGCTATTTGCTCTTCCATCCGA CGCCTCCACGAGACCGAGACGATGATTCACATCATCCAGGACTATCGGGACCGGGCCCGAAGGCATCAAAGGGGGCGCGAGGAGGCCGAAACAAAGTTCCTCGCGTCTGAGGCCGAGCAGAAAGTGCTTCAAGCGAAGCTAGGGGCGGCCGAAGACGAGGTTCGGACTCTAGTCGCCGAacttgaagaggagaagggcgcgcactctTTGACTAGGTCCGAAGTGCGCGCCGCGGAGGCCCGCCGGACGGAGGCCGAATCGTCGCTCGCTatacgcgagcaggaggtgggggaggctCGAATAAAG ggcttcaaggacttccgcaATCAGTTGCGGCGACTTCTCCCAGATTTCGACCTTAGCCTGCTTCAACCAGGCGCTGGGGTCGAAAACCCAGAAGCGGAGGCGGAGGTAGAGGTTCCAACCTCTGGCGGGACCGACCAGGAGGGTCAAGCTGAAGAAGGCGAGATCGTTCTTGAGGTCACCGAGGCAGCTCCTAAAGCCACCGTGGGGGCCTCGGCCGCAGTAGAGCCATCTGTTCCTGAAGTCGCCGGGCCTGAGCCCTTGGTGTAG